In the genome of Mastomys coucha isolate ucsf_1 unplaced genomic scaffold, UCSF_Mcou_1 pScaffold21, whole genome shotgun sequence, the window agagtcaggcagatttctgagttcgaggccaacctagtctacagagttccaggacaggcagggctacacaaaaaaaccctgtctcgaaaaaccaaaaagagagagagagagagagaNNNNNNNNNNNNNNNNNNNNNNNNNNNNNNNNNNNNNNNNNNNNNNNNNNNNNNNNNNNNNNNNNNNNNNNNNNNNNNNNNNNNNNNNNNNNNNNNNNNNNNNNNNNNNNNNNNNNNNNNNNNNNNNNNNNNNNNNNNNNNNNNNNNNNNNNNNNNNNNNNNNNNNNNNNNNNNNNNNNNNNNNNNNNNNNNNNNNNNNNNNNNNNNNNNNNNNNNNNNNNNNNNNNNNNNNNNNNNNNNNNNNNNNNNNNNNNNNNNNNNNNNNNNNNNNNNNNNNNNNNNNNNNNNNNNNNNNNNNNNNNNNNNNNNNNNNNNNNNNNNNNNNNNNNNNNNNNNNNNNNNNNNNNNNNNNNNNNNNNNNNNNNNNNNNNNNNNNNNNNNNNNNNNNNNNNNNNNNNNNNNNNNNNNNNtcccagcaaccacatggtggctcataaccacccgtaatgagatcggacgccctcttctggtgcgtctgaagacagctccagagtgagcagggccggcagaggtcctgagatcaacagcagccacacacataatggctcacagtcatttgtacagctacagtgtactcatacacataaaaatgaaataaaataaatcttaaaaaaaaaaaaaagaaagaggaaaaaaataatctgatGACCAAGGGTGATGGTTCAGGGCTGTAAGCCCAGCACCTGGACAGAAGCAGAGGGATCTGGAATTCAAtagttggagattggttctaatgttaGGAATTTGTGTGTCTAGacgctgaaggtccttgtccccaattggtttttgattgatcaataaagatgccaggggctggtgagatggcttagcgggtaaaagcactgacttttcttctgaaggtcctgtgttcaaatcccaacaaccacatggtggctcacaaccacctataatgagatctgatgcccacatCTGGccttaaaaattcaattcccaacaatcacatgaaggctcacaaccatctgtagagtGTACTGAAataaacaatctttaaaaaaaaaaaaaaaaagatgccaatgGCTGGGTGTGGGGTGGAACACTTAGAGTTGCACCAGTAGGATGCAGAGAGGAACAAGAGAATTGTCATGACTCAGGTAGAAGGATGGAACACAGTAGTAGGAGgcgataaagccaaccagccatgtgagattttgGGTAATTGCCCACTGGCCATTTCCCCAGTTAGTTCTCGAGTAGCAGGGGAaagtttaggagtgcccagcctttgagatagccaagaaattttaaaaataggttaatgtgtgtgtgtgtgtgtgtgtgtgtgtgtgtgtgtgtgtgtgtgtttcattcaaggATCAGAAGATAGCTCCCAGGCAGGTAGGTGTTCAGGTGCATCAGCTGGGAGCCAAAGCAGTGTAGCAAAAACTCCCAATACACAATGTAGCTCCAGCTGTTTGGTAAGTTCAAGGCGATCCTGAGATACACGAGACCAGCCTCAACCACCTTCcctcatcagaaaaaaaataataatgctgaATGAATTTGCCCTCCCTCACATACCACTTCTAATCAAACCTTAAGGAACATTAGACTCAAAATCTCAcgctgggccagcaagatggcatctgctgccaagcctgacaacataAGTTCAAAACCCCACCCCACATGGTAGAGGGCAAGAACTctctccctcaagttgtcctctgagcttcaCACCAGTGCTGTAGTACTCACATGCCtgcacaaatagaaaagaaatactttttttcccccttaggtcTCAGGGCTGAGGCCATAGCTTAAGAGTGGAGCATTTGTCTAACATTCCCAAGACCCTGGACTTGATCtccaataccacacacacataaagaactcAGGAGTGGGTACCCTCCTCTCCATCCATATTGGCACACCATCATCCCTCGGCTGGCAGTTGCCTCCTAATCTCCAGGCTTTTCTGAGTTCATAGTCTCTTGTCCTAGCCCAAGTGTAGCAATTGTGGAACTAAACAGGCATTGGCCATTCATCTTTTatagaccttgaacttcttaggACAGGCTCAAATCTTCCTCCTTTCTATCCTGCGGACTTACAAGTAGATGCTCTGTATATGTTACATTGATGGAGGAATAGgagaatagaaagaaatgaaaagtgttGTGTGTCAGCTAGACACCTTTTAATCCTACtgcttgggaggtaaaggcaatggatttctgagttcaaagccagcctgatctagagtgagttccaggacagccagggctatacagagaaaccctgtcttgaaaaagaaagtaagagccaggcggtggtggcgcacgccttttatcccagcacttgggaggcaggcggatttctgagttcgaggccaccctggtctacagagtgagttccagaacagccaaggctacacagaaaaaccctgtctcaaaccccccccccccaaaaaaaagaaagtaagactgggcagtggtggtacacacctttaatcccagcacttgggaggcagaggcaggtggatttctgagtttgaggccagcctggtctacaaagtgagttccagggaagccagggctacacagagaaaccctgtcttggaaaagaaagaaagaaagaaagaaagaaagaaagaaagaaagaaagaggaaggaaggaagaaaaaaggagaggaagaaaaataagtggCATGTGCCAAGAGAGTTGAACAGTGTTATCAAGAGATAGATAGGTGAATGGTCAGACAGCCTGGTGAATGGGTAAGGGAATGAACAAGCTGGGAAGGCTGTCTTTTGTAAAGCTGGCCCTCTGTCTCTCGATTCTCCTGTCACTTCTTGCTCCCCTCCTCTTGTCCTCACCTGGTGGCCTCCTGTCGTTTATGGAAGGTGCGATTAGGAAAGTTGGCAGAGAAGAGAATTTCATCATCTCCCAAGATGGGGGTCTTCTTGTTCCTGGCTGAGGCCTGGACAGCTTCCCGCAGTGCCTTCCAGGTCTGCTTCTGGGGACCTTTCCATGGGAAAATCAAGTCTGGCTCACACTCTTTCCTGGATCTCTGTGCAGTTCCACCCAGCATCCAGGCAAGTCCTAgccctctccagcctctcccacCAGCCCCACCCCTCCATCTGAGCACAGGTCTCTCAGGCCTCCCCGCAGTACTGACCACATTCCAATTCCTCCTGTAACTGCCTGTGTAGTCGCTCCAGGTCCCAGggccccttcaggtccttggccCTTGGGGTCCCCTTCTGTGACTTTGGAAGACTGTTGGAGCTAGAGCCGCTTCCCTGTTTGTAGCTCTGCAGCTCCCCTTCTTCTGAGCCCTTCTCTCCAGAATTCCTCCCCTTATTGACAGAACTGCCCTTTCTCCTGTGGGGGTCTttgtgttcctcctcctcctccatcacctCTGAGATCAATTCCTCCTCCAAGATCAAGCCCTGCCCTGGGAGCTGGGGCAGTTCCCCAGGGCTGAGACTTTTCTCGGCTTCCTCAGCATTCTGGCCTTCTACCTCTGAGACATCCTCACACTCCGATCCTGACCCTTTCCCTGATGGCCAGAGGCTGGATCGGTCTAGCCCTTGGCTCTCAGCTTTGCCTAGAGGCGGGGGAAGGTTGGCCCAGGCCTCTGGCTGATGTCTCTTCCCCAGGCTTCCCATCTTGTGGCAGGCTCGAAGGTCTTCTGAGACGTTGGCTACTGACTTGTGCCTGGACTTGCATTGGGGGGCTGCTGGAGGGAAGAGCAGGGGTCGATGGCCCATGGCCATAGAGGAACTTGACTGAAGCAGAGTCTGGCCATCTATGATGAAGCTTTCCCAGGCCCactggaaagggaaggaaggcttCCGAGGTGGGCTGAAGAGActgcagaaggaggagaaagaagtgaGAATGAGGGTCCTCCTGGTCCCCAGAGCACCTCCCAGTCCACCCCCAGCTGCTTACTCCTCTGCCTCAGCTGAGCCACGTCCTTTCTTGTTCCGCCTCCGGGGCTTTcgttctttttttgttgtctgCCCCGCGCTGTAAGATCTTTGTAGCTGGCAGCTCGGACCCTGCAGACTGTCTCCACTCCCAAGGTGCCGCTGGGCAGGGACAGGGGAAGAGAAGAGCACTGACCAGCCTCCCACACTTCACCTCCCAGGGCTTCCTCTCTTTACATTCTGTCTAGACCGCGCTGTGGCTGCCTCTAAAACTCACTGATCACTCACTACCTCTTCTGTTAAGGACAGCATGAGTTGCAGATCTGGGTTGGGGAGGTGACCCACTAGGTAAAGGCAATTATCACtaagcatgacaacctgagttcagttatTCCTCGGGAAgcttctctgatctccacatgcaccacacacacacacacacacacatacacacacctatacacacacacatacatacacacgcacacacaacacacacacacacaaatgacctTTAGGCACTTACATATTTAATCTTCCCAAAGAAACATGCAAGGgggaccgggcggtggtggcgcatgcctttaatcccagcacttgggaggcagaggcaggcggatttctgagtttgaggctagcctggtctacagagtgagttccaggacagccagggctacacagagaaaccctgtctcgaaaaaccaaaaaaaaaaaaaaaaaaaaaaaaaaaaaaaaaaaaaaaaaaaaaaaaaaaagaaacacacaagaaacacacaaggGGATTGAGCTTGCTATATCACACATCATACAAAGAGTTAGGCTCATGCACTTCCAAAGTGCAGAGGTCACATGGCTGGTGATTGGTGGGACTGAGACCCACACATGTGGTCACTGTTTGAAAATCCCAAATTTGTCACCACTGAACTCTGCCACGGGAAGTGTTCAAATGTCCCCAACACACAGATGGCAATTGCTCTGATTTGATCATTATGTATACAGATTACGATACTGTTGgcatcaatatataaatataatgttattagtttttgttgttttgttgagatagtGTCTGAGGAGGCTagggatggtctcaaactcactgtatagctgaagatagcttttttttttttttgatgcagggcttttctgtgtatctgtgtagccctggctgtcctggaactcactctgtagaccaggatggcctccaactcagaaatccacctgcctctgacttccaagtgctgggattaaagttatgtgccacTATGGCTTGGCTGAGGACAGCTTTGAACtactactgatcctcctgcctccacatcccaagTGGTGGGATAACAGGCTGCACCAGGATGCCTGGTTTGGACTTCTTTACATTTAGAAAAATGTCTGGGTATGATGACACAGAGCTGTAACCACAGATATGCAGCAAACTGAGagaggaggattgtgagttctaggacagcccagATCCGATAATTTGGTAGGAGactgccaaacaaacaaaccatccaCCACTGCCACCCAAAAACACCCAGCCAAACCACCCACAACAAAAGCTCACATACTTCTGGATGTCACCCAGGGCTCTGGACTTAGTGCAACAGAagtaggaggaaggaagggtttttATTTCCCAAACTCCTTTCCTCCCTGCGGTGTTCCCAAACTGCTCCATCTGTCCTCTAGGGTTCCTGTCCCAGGCCTTCCTAAATATTACCAGGACCTGAGCCCCAGCCTTATGTCTCCTCAAGAGCCTTAGCCAGggctggcctcttctggcctaaGATGCCACTGGGCGGTTGAAGCTCCCCAGCTGGGCCTGCCTCCCTCACCTGGTCCTCTGGAGAGATGCTTGATAGAAGTCTGAACAGCCCTGTAGGTGTCCCTGGAACCAAGGGCTCTGTGCTCTGCCTTGGTTTCTCCGATAAGGCCCTAACCAACAGTTGGTCAGTGTTTAGCATATTGGCATGTTGCCCTCTCCCACCCCTACCTGCCAGCTCTGGAACTGCCCTCTGCGCCATCTCCATGACAACCAGGCTGTGACCAGTCTGAATGACTCTAGCAAAAAGTACTAGGTAGGGACTAGCCAGGCGTATTATGTTGGTCTCCTTTCAGAGACTGTGTTCACCAGGACCCAGGACTGCCTCGTGGCTTGTCTCTGCCCCTGCTACCTGACCTGGTGTAAGCTCCCTACTTCTCTAGGCCTGTGTTTGTCCATCTGCTTTTGAAGGGATATCAGAACTTGTTATCTCAAAGGGccctcaggtcctctgaaaatgCCCCATTGGTGCCCGAGGCAGGCCATGGCCTTCAGCCTGCCTTCAGCCCCCTGGCAGGGCCTAGCCACAGGATACTGTGCTCCTCACAGATAGCAAGCCACTCAGACTGAGAATGACAGGGCTTCAGCCTTACTTGTTTTCTGAGCCTAATggtgtatatttgtattttgactggctttgttttgcttattttaagcAGTGTTTCACATGTAACCTAGCTAGCTGGCCACCCTGAGCTATTTGAGACACTGCTTAAAGAAATGAAAGCCCTTCTACAAAGCAGTAATTAAGCAAAAGACAATGTCTCAGTGAAAAGGTTGGGACTGGGGTGAGGGGCTGGGACTGGGGACAGGGATGGGCTCAGGGTAAGTGTACACTCAGTAGTCCTGAGGCTCTGTGTTCCAGTCCCagaaccaaaaaaccaaccaaccaaccaaataaacaaacagacaaacaggggATGAAGCTGTGGAGATGCCTCAGTTGTtatacaagcataaggacctgagttcaattctctgtGCCCACATAGAAAATTACCGCATACCACTTAGCACATACATGCCTTTAACTACAGTGCTCTTGAAACAGAGGTCGGTctgttcaaggacagcctggtctatacagagactTGAGGCCATCTGGGCTTCACAGTGAATCCCAAGTAGCCAGGCCCACACAGCAAGACACAAGCATAAAAATCCGAGagtagggggctggtgagatggctcagtgggtaagagcactgactgctcttctaaaggtcttgagttcaaatcccagcaaccacatggtggctcatgaccattcttaatgagatctgatgccctcttctggtgtgtctgaggacagcaacagtgtacttacatataataaataaataaaaattaaaaaaaaaaatctgagagtAAAGAGCAGTTTGTGGGCTGGCgaggatggctcagcgggtaagagcactgactgctctaccgaaggtcctgagttcggatcccagcaaccacatggtggctcacaaccacccgtaatgagatctgaagccctcttctggtgcgtctgaagacagctacagtgaattacaccggagcgagcagggccggagtgagcggggctggcagaggtcctgagtccaattcccagcagccacacacatgatggctcacagccatctgtacatctacaatgtacacatacacataaaataaataaaataaatctaaaaaaaaaaaaaaaaaaaaaagagcagtttgttagccaggcagtggtagtgcatgcctttaatcccagaattttcttgtcttctgacctccttgtcTACATGCTTTGGCATGTTGGTATCTgccccagatacacacacaataaaatttaaaattaataaaacaattaaaggggcagggcagtggtggcgcaggcctttaatcctagcacttaggcggcagaggcaggtggatttctgagttccaggccagcctggtctacagagtgagttccaggacagccagggctacacagagaaaccctgtctctaaaaaccaagaaaaaaaataaaattaaattaaaaaatcaaaaaaaggcttgcctacagcttgaTCTGATGGAGTCATTTCCTCAATGGAGgtttccttctctcagatgattctagtttgtgttGTGTCAAGTTAATACAAAACACCTGTATTGTTAGTATCCTTCAGTGGGACAGAATAAGTGGGGCATGGAGATATATAGGACAGGAGACTTATTTGTGAAATTAACTCATGTAACTAGGATGGCTTAGGTGCCCCACAATAGATCATCTGTCTGAGTGCTGAAGATCCAGAGATACCAGCAGCAGTGTGGCTTCAGAAAAAGTTGAGGACCTTAGAGCCAGGGAACTGGTCTTATAATTTATAGTTCATGGTCAAAAGCCTGAGAACCTGCGCTCCCTGGTGCAAAGGCCAGAGAGACTTgagttcttttaatttctttctttccttctttctttctttctttctttccttctctctttctttctttctttctttctctctttctttctttctttctttctttttttttttttttttttgacagagtttctctgtgtagccctggctgtcctggaactcactctgtaaagcaggctggccttgaaatcagaaatccgcctgcctctgcctccccaagtgctgggttaaaggcgtgtgccaccactgccaggctcttttaattgtttattaattttaaatttcattgtgtgtgtatctggggcGGATACCAACATGCCATAGCATGTATCTGGAGGTCAAAGACAACAAAACTCTGGGAGTCcttcctgaggattgaactcacgccatcaggcctggcagcaagctcctttacttgctgagccagcCACCTTGCCACCCAGGAGCCTGGAATTCTGGTAGCAGCAGAAGTTATCTGAGCTCTTGGAGAGCCCAGTTTACTTCCTGCATCTGCCCCATTTGCTCCAGACGGTTGGATGATGCCCATCAGCTGCCAGGGCCCATCTTCCCACTTAGTTCACTAAGACTCACGTTCTAGTTTCTGGAAGCATCTGTGCTCGATTGAATCCTTAATCTGGTGAAACTGACACCCAAAATTAACCACTATAGAAACTATTCTATTTGTTAAAGGCAAGGTCTTATGTTTTGAACACTGGCTCAAgctatatgtagcagaggatggatttGAACTCTttacctcctgtctccacctctcatatattggaattacaggcagatGTTTCCATGCCAATTCCATTTTGCCTGAGACAGGTTTGTTTATAGTTTAggttttttgtggttttatttctaagacagggccttactatgtaggtttggctaccctggaactcactctatagatagACTAGGTTAGCCCTccagctcacagacatctgcctgcctttgtctctcaagtgctgggtttaaaggtgtgtgccaccacgcccggctcttGAGATCTGTCGTTCTTGCTGTgcaccccaggctggctttgagttcttgatcctcctgcccagGCTCCAAGCACTGGAATGGTAAGTATGTgccacattttaattatttttaaaaattttaagttgggtggtggtgtcgcacacctttaatcccagcacttgggagacagaggcaggtggatttctgaattcgacgccagcctgatctacagagtgagttccaggacagccagagctatacagagaaaccctgtcttgaaaaaccaaaaacaaaaaaacaaaaaaacaaaaacaaaaaattgacatttttactttatatgtatgagtgttttacccaCAAGTATGTCTGTATATCACATGA includes:
- the Tsga10ip gene encoding testis-specific protein 10-interacting protein; translated protein: MEMAQRAVPELAGRGGRGQHANMLNTDQLLVRALSEKPRQSTEPLVPGTPTGLFRLLSSISPEDQRHLGSGDSLQGPSCQLQRSYSAGQTTKKERKPRRRNKKGRGSAEAEDLFSPPRKPSFPFQWAWESFIIDGQTLLQSSSSMAMGHRPLLFPPAAPQCKSRHKSVANVSEDLRACHKMGSLGKRHQPEAWANLPPPLGKAESQGLDRSSLWPSGKGSGSECEDVSEVEGQNAEEAEKSLSPGELPQLPGQGLILEEELISEVMEEEEEHKDPHRRKGSSVNKGRNSGEKGSEEGELQSYKQGSGSSSNSLPKSQKGTPRAKDLKGPWDLERLHRQLQEELECGPQKQTWKALREAVQASARNKKTPILGDDEILFSANFPNRTFHKRQEATRNLLLAWEQQQAKERQQAEIRRAREQQVQHQVARCLAAYTPGKNRGALAPQRKLEELRRKERQRFAEYQAELQGIQHRVQARPFLFQQVMQTNAKLTANRRFSQVLSAFGVDEEQLLAEAGKAEGIPRKHRSHRSFGGEMETSSQSPPKTESTSSQPGRHPSPTLDPQHSPREKN